The Pseudoalteromonas carrageenovora IAM 12662 DNA window GGTAAAACCGACATTAATTTTGACGGTATCAGCGGCGCTACAAAACGCGCTGGCACCTACACCATAAAATGGCAGGGTAAAGATTTAGACGGCAATGCCGTAGCGCCAGGTAAATACCTTTTAAATATTGAAGTTGTTCGTGAAGAAGGTGGCCGTGATTACAGCCGCGTTGAGCTTGATTTAACAAAAGCAGGCAAAGTAACAATTGAAGGTAAAAAAGAATTTTCGACAAGTTTTGTCACCGTAAGCACTAAGTAACCC harbors:
- a CDS encoding DUF2271 domain-containing protein; amino-acid sequence: MLKVSTVISAALLMAAALFQTTAQAQTPQLEIEFTQADLDVQPYHRPYVAIWLETPERKHVTTLALWVQKAEWFKDLRQWWRKAGKTDINFDGISGATKRAGTYTIKWQGKDLDGNAVAPGKYLLNIEVVREEGGRDYSRVELDLTKAGKVTIEGKKEFSTSFVTVSTK